The Nymphaea colorata isolate Beijing-Zhang1983 chromosome 5, ASM883128v2, whole genome shotgun sequence DNA segment GACCCAGTCATCTCGCCCGGTTCACACAATAAACCTGGTGATACAAAATTAGAACATTGGGTCAGGGGTCATTCCCGACCCATTTACatagatccaaacccaaaaggAAGTGTGGGTCTGGATTTAGATTAATTGACTGCCCAAACCGAATGGCCCGGGTGaacccatgaaaaaaaaaattacaatgaaaaaatcaaatttttttagtttgactcGATCGATCGCTCctcgtcgctcctcttggcttGACTCTGGCTCGGCTCGTTTTGGCCCAACCCTAGAAAAAATCGTAGTTTCGCCCCTGGTTGATGCCCCACCCTTAGGCCGGCGGTGGCCACTTTCTTGACATCTCATGCTGACCGAGAGGCTTTGGGAATCAAGGAAGAGGCTGCCCTATATTTTGATTGATTGTTTGATTATAAAGTAGACATGAGGACAATAGCCAACTAGTTTGCATGTTCTTACCAGAGATTCGGCAAACGGGGGGCGATGAAGGCCGCGACGGATGCTGAGGGAGATCATCATGCAGGAGATGGTGGTCATCACTCTTTTCGTGGCTGCTGGATGGTGGTCATCACTCTTTTCGTGGCTGCTGTGGGCCTTGCGTCCTCGCTGGGAACAAAGGACGGTGTCCTTTTCGATCATCCAAACGCCGAGGGCGTCCACATACGAATTCTCCATCAAATGCACTTCTGAAAATAGTGCATGAAAATCTACATCTGTGATGGCACTTAGGGTGAATTAAGGATACTAATAAGATGTAATTTCTCTTAGTTATGGGTAGTTGATATCATGTAATATAATCCCGTCTTCTAAGCCTTCGaataaaatttcttcaaaagttCTTGAGTGCTgatcttcttcgtaaggtagaCCCGGTGGTGCGGCCCCGGTCGGccggcccgatccggcccgctatatattgaaaaatattttttttattttttaaaatttaataatatgtattttattattaaaaaataatttttatattataaaaaactattttacaatgtaaaattattttattattaaaaaataatttttgtgaAACAGCTGCCACACCAGAGGGCCCAACAGAGACAGTCAGGATGCCTAGACCAGAAGTGGCAGGTAGAACAAAGTCAAAATAACGAGGGGTTACCAAGGACTGTGTTTGAGCAGATAGATCCAGATCAGAGGCTGCAAGAGAGCTTCCAATGTAAACATTGAATATGAGCTGCCCCAACGCCTTGCTAGTTATGTCACAAAAGTGCATTCGGACTAAGTAAGAGTAGCTAAAATCCAATGAAAACTGCCATGTTATGTTAAACAAGTTTGTTGCAGAGTTTTGTGGACTCATCATTTGAGCAGTAGTGTACACAATGGCTGGTGCAGTGTCTGGAGTGGCACCTCCCGTATGATATGTAAGTATCTGACTTGTTGTAACGTTAATAGCAGCATTTTTGTGAAGCAAAAAGTCCTGATCAGATGCCCATGTTCTTTGAAGCGAGTCAGTGGCTGGACTAACTACAGGACCACCCATATTCAGTCTGAATGACGTCAATAAAGCTACAGATGCAAGTCCGTTGTAGgaattcaagggattcaaagtCAGGGCATCGTCTGAAATGAGTCCGGGGGGAAGCGAAACAACTTCGATTGCATTAACAAATGCTACCGAATTATCCAAAGGAACGAAACTCAAAACCGGACTGTCTGAATTTACAACAACTGAATATTCCATAAACACTGGAGAAGAGGTATTTTGAACCCGGAAATTGCTAAGAAGAACAGTATCTTGTGTCTGAACATCAAAGCTTGCAGTTGTAAGATCATACGTCTGATAAGTGAAGGGGAAGAAATGGAGACGAACCCAATGCCGTCCTTTGCTCTTGATTGGAAATGTATAAGACGACTTACTGGTGAAGATGCGTGCCGTCCGGTAGAGTGCCGATCCGGCGACAGGAGCAACTGGGCTGGAACTTGTGGTGCCAAGAATGTTCTTGCCTGTCGAAACAGAAAACGAGGAGCCGGGATTGTCGCCGATGAAATTGCAGCCGTCAATGGTGGTATTCGTGGAAGATCCACAGTCAAAAAGGTAATTGTCCACCGGCGTAAAGGCAGTAGCCAACATAAATATAGCCAGAAGAACGCATTTCTCCATTTTGATGAACAGAAGTTGGTATCTTGAGCTAAGAACAAGCTTCTGGATCGAAAGGACTAAGTTTTGCACAAAGTTCCTGATCCTTGGTACCCAAAGACAAGTTCCTATATGGTAAATTCTATATAAAACCCCAAGTTTGGTCAGAGAAGGATATACCACTTTATGCTAAATCAAAAGCAGACCAAATAGAGGAAATAGAGAAGAGAACCAACAGCCAGAAACTTGAAAGCTACATGAACAGCACCCAAGATCGATAACAAAACCCAAACTTAATTGCCACAAAAGGTCCCATCTTCAAAGGAGTAGACGAGAGAAACAAGAGAACCCATTTTCACATCTGAAGGCCATTACCCATTTTCAGCATGTGAAAGCCACTAAAAACCGAAGTTTATTCTACCAACCAGAATTTCTGAAAGCAGGATTGAAGAGCTGAGTGggagagaagaaaaggagggaaaggtccaAGAAAAGGTAGGGTAAGAGCAAGGAGGCAGTCACAACCTGACCTTTTCTCTTGATGGCAGAGGAGATAAGGAGGCCTGCAAAAGCATGAAGCGATCATCGTTGGAGTATCATTTGGGTCAGTTATCCTATTTCTATTGCTAGTTGGTTGTGTCATCTAAGCATGccttcaaatccaacatcccaaaccatCACCTGATGTAGTGATGGAGATTAATGTAGGTAAGGCTTTTCATTCCTAAATATGCCTTAACATGCTCTGTTTGAATTGATTGCCAATGGAAAACTGCATTAGCTTTCCAGCTCCATCTAGTAAATAGGCCAACACCATCAAACAAGTGAGTCCAATGCATGTGAACCTGCTCAAACCTCTTGAAGACAGTATATATGAATCGTGTCATTGATATGCAATCTcatctagaaaaaaattttctatGTGCAATGGTCATGTGAGTTGGAAGAACAGGCTTCAATTTCCTTCAGACTATTACTATCTTCACCAGTCACATAGTATAGAAGTGAGATTCATCCTCATTCTCTTAGCCATGCTCTACGGCCGAGCGTGGCTCCAAACACAGACAAAATCCACATTTGTCTAGATCTGTATTTGTCGATTGTGGACTGATCCAAAACTACATTTGTCTAAATCAATTCAGATACTGTTAAATTTTCAGCACTcattattcttttgtttgtattAGTTGTTTATCTTAGAAGAGTAAGACATTTGAGGCTTCGAAAACCCCAACCTTTTGCTAATTCCACCTAGTGGATACATCATGAGAATGGCCTACCACCCATGGCCTGCCCCCTACTTGACGatcatattcttttatttttcatgctctAATTGGTTAAACTTATATACTTGATACTGATGGTTTCCTTGGAAAATATCCAAACAGCGTACCCCCTGTGATAGTGATGGATCAACAGAAGTCTTCTGGCTAAGGAGGTGGGTGGAAGTTGGAATCTGAAATCTCATCTTCTTGTAAGCAAGTTTTAGGCAAAGGTTACAAATGGATTGGTTTTCATCTAAAAACTCCTGTTGGCATTTTGCCatttgcatttggatttgagAAGCTGGATCCAATTTGGGGTCAGATTGGATTCGCATTACTCGTGAAAATTGGATGCAGTTTGTATGTAGATCAAAATTCAATCCGTAGGTGAACTTTTACGTGTaaaatgcatgattttttgCTACTTTTCTTGTCAGATCAAATGTGTTTATCTCCTATACAGCTTTTTTGGATTTGACAACAGCAGATTGATCTTTTTAGGTTCAGAAttcaatttggattcaaaaattaatatttcagTTTTGATAAGAATATTCAAATACAGTAAGATCCAGTACAAACCTAATCTATGTAGTTTACACTGGTATAAGAGGTGCCCAAgtttggaaaaggaaaactgcCAATAGTTTAATGccctaaaaacaaaattatatgtGTATTTTTATACAAAACTCCCTACCTTCTCTCCTTCTATACagttaaaatatcattttcacaGTTAATATTCAACAAGGTCACCAAATTCCTATGGTCAGCTCAGCTGACATGAAATTACAATTATACCCAAAATGTAAGAGAGCTCATTTCCATTAGCACTCAACATGCACGGAAAGGCAAAATTTACATTCGCGCATTTTGGTTAATTTTACATATTAGATTGGTTAATAATACTAAGCCAGGTTGTAACTAATGATTATAAAGCATTTGGTATGTTGTAAagaatattaaaatttaaatgtgcTCTCTATGCCATCAAGGCCGAAAACATATAACAAAATTAAGGTAAAAAGGTAACGTAAATATATGCAGATTTATGGGGAGATATAACTTGGTGGCTGGTACTCAAGTAGGACTAACTCCTAACGTATATCCGCTAGTTCTTACCATATACTACTTTTATAGTATAAGATGCCACTCACCTACAACCAAGTGTCACGTAAACCTAACCCTAACTTATACATAAAGCTAAGAAAATCAATACACCACACACCATGTTCAGTATTGAAAGATGTTAGCTGGTTTTCTTAGGTAACCGATGATATAAGTATCCATAAACAATTTTATCTCTGCAACCAATTGTTTGGTTCCGAGGTGGGAAGAAATCTGCCTGCTTAGACATCAAGCTTTCACTTTCCAAGAACTTCCTTTTATTTTAGGGTGAgtggttattttttcattactCTAAAGAGATTCCATAGCCGCCACCTTTCCATCTCCTCCTCTTTTTGTGCCTCCCATCCATGGGGTTCACAGAGCATGCTTTAGGACATCTGTGGCTCATGACTCCTTGAAATGTTAATTTAATATTGCTACTTAGGTGAACTTATGTCCAATTACATGGAATAGCCCCACAAAATTAGGGACACTACTTCATGgtcaaattgaaaatttgttgaccatataaaaaatttacgaTCTCCCGTATAATGGGTCGTGACAGCGACAAAGGGTTTCACAACACATTATAACCCCTTTGGAGTGGATCACCATGCCGCCTAAATACACCCCTTTCTAGGAACTTGTTTCCATTTCTCTACGTGTCCTAGCAGCTTGTTTTCTTAATTAAGTTTTTGTTAGCAATTTCTACTAGCTTTGTTTGTTATGCATAGCATATTCAAGaatcatatttaagaaaaaagtaGAATATGTAAAGAAATTACAATAGATTCTTAAGCCAATGGAGTTGTAAACAGTTCCAATGAAAGCTGCCCAGGATCACTGTCCCATCTTATTAATCTAATAGAGTTGTTAACAGTTGATTATTGActacttgcttttttttttttgatatatgGTGAACATTTTAATGTAGTAAAATGTCTTGGATTTTAAAATGAATGAAAGTCTGTGATTTTGGAGTGCTTGTGGCTTGCGCAATTAAATGAGCTAGTTTACCAATGGAAGAAGGTTTAATGGAAAGGGTAACTAAGCCACAGTTTTATGAATAAGACATATGAGCCATGAAATATCTTAAGGTTATAGTTTCTACTAAGGAATGTGATTGTACAAGAGGTGTCTCTCTTCCCATCTATAGTCAAACTAAGGCTGATGCCACTCCAAATTTAGAGATAATCTTATCCGGCCAGAAGGAGGcaacaaacaaataaatccAACAACTTCAAAACAGTCgtaaaaaagaggaaaacatgcTATACAAATGGAGACAAGAAAAAATTGGGCAATAACAGAGCAGCTTGTGTTTGATTAGATGGGGAGGAAGGAAAAacaattccaaatccaaatcgCATATTCATCTTGACTTATATTAGATGAGATGGAAGTAAAGCATTACGGATTGCATCTCTAACGTTCATTGATTAAAAAACAAGTCTCTATTCATATTTCTTATGGCCGAATTGATGATACTATATATTAAAGCTGGGTCCAGACGTGTTTTTAGAATCATTTATAGATTTCCGTGAGCCTCGTGGCTGTCAGCTGTTCACTTGGTTTCTATACACGAAACTTAGGCTTTTAAGATACCGAAGGCGCATAAACTAACCCCAAAATAGTACTCAACAGATCATGCAAGTGCGTTCTTATTTGGTCCGAATTTCTCTGTGAAGCTAAAGGACTTcatttatattatatgtgtAGTGTTCAATGCATGGATCcgagtgttatatatataaatatatagtaACTGAATGATCAAGCTCAGAGTTACAAGCTCACTTAAACATTATGATGAATGGCtgacaagaaaaacaaagaggaaaatatgtgaactaatattacataaaaaaaatgttcattttttttaatgtttctctctctctctctctctctctctctctctctatatatatatatatatatatatatatatatatatatatatatatatatatatatatatatatataaaagaaaacccCTTAACTCTAGGTCATTTGTAGGAAATATTGCCCTCGGTCCTTCATCTCACATATTACAAACTTTTAGGTAGCGCTTGGATGAACTTCTTGAAACAAATTTTGTTAGTTTTATTTTCAATTGTGAGCCTCttataagaaaacataaatacaaaaataaagttGTTTTGGGTGAGTGGGGTTTCCCACCTCCCAGCCCAAGCCTCCACCCAACCTCTTCAGTACAAAGATAAAATTGTGTGAATTGGTAAAGTTGTAGGTGTAGCATGAGAAAGAGGAATTGGAAGAACCATAAGTTGGtcttttatattcaaattccTCACAAATTCTCAACCTTTCCTTTTTGCCTTGTCCTTTGCTTCGGATCAAATGCATGAATGAATGATGCTGCCTTATCTGTGTTACTGCTGGGAACGTGATTGTTACTTGTGGTTTGTGTCTTGATAATTAAAGTGGGTATTGGAAATTTAAACAATCATTAGACCAAGGAAAATGCCCATAAGCCCTAATTTCAGGTGGAAATGACCTTATAGAAGGCATTAAAAACTCTTCAACCTTAAATATAATCAATCATCTTAAAGTTACCTTGAAAAACGAAATCCACATAAGGTTATAAGGTATTTGACCAAATAAAAACTTGTTTGAAGGAGCAGACAAAACGTCTTAGAAGTATATTTTTGAAGATGTCGGCTCAAAAGTACACCTCATAAATTAAACAGGAGAAACGAATATCTACTCACCTTAAGGTTTGGTAGCATTTGGATCTGAGACCCAAggctgattttaaatccatattAGGTTAAGTCAACAGCTTAAACAAAGAATAGGTTTCTCAACTGAGGATTTCAAATCTATGTTACCTTGTGAAAACCACGGACTTGTAATCCAAGTGGAGGGGTCTGACCACAGATCCATGGTTTTAAAATCTGTGGTACCTCAGACCTGAGATCCAAAACCGTCAAATATAGCTGTAAGAGTGGAATTAGAAAGGATTTTGTGAAACATAATATCTCGTAGCAGCATGTCTGAGGCAGGGtgtctcgctctctctctcataaaagtaaaaaagatgaCTCTTCTGTCACGCATACTGTTGTCTAAAGCAACAAAACTATATGATAAGCTACAATGTGGGTGTATGATTTCGAGTCAGATCTTTTATGACAGTCCATTACATCAATCATTTCAAAGGCATACTTTGGGCTTGATCTAAACCCGAACATGGACCTACTAGGCCTACTGAGTACAGTTATGGCATCGAAACCATGATCAGTACTCTCTCTTACTTAATTTAGAgctttttatattatatttctcCACATAGAAATGAAACCCATTTagaagaggtgaaaaaaaaacagattttagTTCAAATGTTTGATTAAATTGAGATCCAGAGCAGAATTAACTAGATACGCTGCAGCaattgtcttttttacttttgtatgattgttttttatttatttattgggCAGTAGtagaaccaaaaaaataatactCTAATCTTGTGGGgaacttatatatatttaaaaataaatatttaaaatttttatttaaaatttaaaaacttttaagagactcgtgtggacaactgcccacacctgTAACAATGTGGTGAGTTTTCAGAACTTATATAGATGGTTAAAAAACCCTaccata contains these protein-coding regions:
- the LOC116254425 gene encoding receptor-like protein kinase THESEUS 1 — translated: MEKCVLLAIFMLATAFTPVDNYLFDCGSSTNTTIDGCNFIGDNPGSSFSVSTGKNILGTTSSSPVAPVAGSALYRTARIFTSKSSYTFPIKSKGRHWVRLHFFPFTYQTYDLTTASFDVQTQDTVLLSNFRVQNTSSPVFMEYSVVVNSDSPVLSFVPLDNSVAFVNAIEVVSLPPGLISDDALTLNPLNSYNGLASVALLTSFRLNMGGPVVSPATDSLQRTWASDQDFLLHKNAAINVTTSQILTYHTGGATPDTAPAIVYTTAQMMSPQNSATNLFNITWQFSLDFSYSYLVRMHFCDITSKALGQLIFNVYIGSSLAASDLDLSAQTQSLAS